One genomic region from Evansella sp. LMS18 encodes:
- a CDS encoding FAD/NAD(P)-binding protein gives MFDWVIIGGGIHGCTVANFLLKNGKTTREKLLIIDPHPEPMYEWRRNTEKIGMEFLRSPSVHHIDVDPMSLHNYSSQLKEERGFYGQYDRPSLDLFNEHCSRIIESQEILESWHTGTVAQVTKRENIWLIQTEAGREILSKNIVIAVSINRQLSIPNWAEQFYKEKKNIYHVFEERLGKLEDIKLPAVVIGGGITAAHSAIKLAGLFPGEVTLVKRHPFRVHSFDSDPGWLGPKKLSCYSKIEDYDKRRALIQNARNKGSIPRELFCNIKRLTKNNKLAVRDGEAVLAEEKADKIVLHFKTGDAIKAGTVILATGFNPSLPDRGWLRQLINEQQLKCANCGYPIVKKSLEWCDHLYVSGPLAELEIGPVSRNIAGARKAAERIAASII, from the coding sequence TTGTTCGACTGGGTAATTATTGGAGGCGGAATACATGGCTGTACAGTAGCAAATTTTCTGCTGAAGAACGGTAAAACAACGAGAGAGAAGCTGTTAATTATTGACCCGCATCCGGAACCAATGTACGAATGGAGGAGAAACACAGAGAAAATAGGTATGGAGTTTCTCCGTTCTCCTTCTGTCCACCACATTGATGTGGATCCTATGAGTCTCCATAACTACTCATCACAATTAAAAGAGGAGAGAGGTTTTTACGGGCAGTATGACAGGCCCTCTCTGGATTTGTTTAACGAACACTGCAGCAGGATTATTGAAAGTCAGGAAATTTTAGAGTCATGGCATACCGGTACAGTGGCGCAGGTAACGAAACGTGAAAATATATGGCTTATTCAAACAGAAGCAGGCAGGGAGATTTTATCCAAAAATATAGTTATTGCGGTAAGCATTAACAGGCAGCTTTCGATTCCAAACTGGGCGGAACAATTTTATAAAGAGAAGAAAAATATATACCACGTATTTGAAGAAAGACTGGGAAAACTGGAGGATATTAAATTGCCTGCAGTGGTAATAGGCGGAGGAATAACGGCTGCTCACTCGGCTATTAAGCTTGCCGGATTGTTTCCCGGAGAGGTTACTTTGGTTAAAAGACATCCGTTCAGAGTGCACTCCTTTGATAGTGACCCTGGCTGGCTTGGGCCAAAGAAATTATCCTGTTATTCAAAGATTGAGGATTACGATAAGCGCCGTGCATTAATTCAGAATGCCAGGAATAAAGGATCTATTCCGCGAGAGCTCTTCTGTAACATCAAACGGCTGACAAAAAACAATAAACTGGCTGTAAGAGACGGGGAGGCAGTGCTTGCAGAAGAGAAAGCAGATAAAATAGTGCTCCATTTTAAAACCGGAGATGCGATAAAAGCAGGTACAGTTATACTTGCTACTGGATTTAATCCTTCTCTCCCGGACAGAGGGTGGCTGCGTCAACTAATAAATGAGCAGCAGTTAAAATGCGCGAATTGTGGATATCCAATCGTAAAAAAGTCATTGGAATGGTGTGATCATTTATATGTGTCCGGTCCGCTGGCAGAATTGGAGATTGGGCCTGTGTCGAGAAATATAGCCGGTGCAAGAAAAGCTGCAGAAAGGATTGCAGCCAGTATAATCTAA
- a CDS encoding NlpC/P60 family protein: MGKKVFKKKLLASGLVLLLGTGTLFSAPAVFAESVEDLENRQNEIQEERTEIKSDLSEAEEELAEVLNEMEDLNEQIKRVEEAITDNQELIAETKAEINAAEEEVAELEENIEELVEEIEARNELLKERASAYQKNGTSIDYLEVILGSQDFGDFLERVMSLSQIAKADADFLERHHELKTELAEKQESVEGKLADLQEMMTELKGMEHHLLDQQNQIDELIKELEKKERQTEQLMQKLIDRDGELAGLEADIKAEIEQERERIRQERELERQRQLEREREEEEQRQAEEAAAAEAAQAAQAAASSNSNSGSDSSSSSSSQSQSSSESSNSSNSSSNSNSGTSSESVTTKTSSSSTSSGSSSSSSGSGSDKINTVINAGNRYIGNSVYVFGGGRTDYDVRNGRFDCSGFTRWAFSQAGISLGASTDQQKNQGRRVSFSEAKPGDLVFFNTYKTDGHVGIYLGGNKFIGSQSSTGVAVADMSSGYWAETFNGRVMRIIE, translated from the coding sequence GTGGGGAAGAAAGTGTTTAAAAAGAAACTATTAGCGTCAGGTTTAGTACTGCTGTTAGGAACGGGGACTTTATTTTCAGCTCCCGCTGTTTTTGCTGAATCCGTAGAAGACTTAGAGAACAGACAAAATGAGATACAGGAAGAGCGGACCGAAATAAAGTCTGATTTATCAGAAGCTGAAGAAGAACTGGCTGAAGTATTAAACGAAATGGAAGATCTGAATGAACAGATCAAACGAGTGGAAGAAGCAATCACCGATAACCAGGAGTTAATTGCAGAGACGAAAGCGGAAATTAACGCTGCGGAAGAAGAGGTTGCAGAGCTTGAAGAGAATATTGAGGAGCTCGTGGAAGAAATTGAAGCAAGGAACGAGCTTCTGAAAGAAAGAGCTTCAGCTTATCAGAAAAACGGGACAAGCATAGACTATCTGGAAGTAATTCTCGGATCACAGGATTTTGGCGATTTTCTGGAGAGGGTAATGTCCCTCTCCCAAATTGCTAAAGCAGATGCAGATTTCCTTGAAAGACACCATGAACTAAAAACAGAGCTTGCTGAAAAGCAGGAGTCTGTGGAAGGTAAACTGGCTGACCTGCAGGAAATGATGACAGAGCTTAAAGGAATGGAGCATCACCTGCTTGACCAGCAAAACCAGATTGATGAATTAATCAAAGAACTTGAGAAGAAAGAAAGACAAACAGAACAACTAATGCAGAAGCTGATTGACAGGGACGGCGAACTTGCCGGACTTGAAGCTGATATAAAAGCTGAAATTGAGCAGGAAAGAGAACGTATCAGACAGGAAAGAGAACTTGAGAGACAAAGACAACTTGAAAGAGAACGTGAAGAAGAAGAACAGCGCCAGGCTGAAGAAGCGGCAGCAGCTGAAGCAGCTCAAGCTGCTCAGGCGGCGGCCAGCTCTAATTCCAATTCTGGCAGCGACTCATCATCAAGCTCTTCAAGTCAATCCCAGAGTTCTTCCGAATCCAGCAACAGCTCAAATAGTTCGTCGAATTCAAATTCCGGTACAAGCTCGGAGTCTGTTACTACTAAGACATCGTCCAGCAGCACTTCTTCAGGAAGCTCCTCGAGCTCAAGTGGAAGTGGCAGCGACAAAATTAATACTGTAATAAACGCGGGTAACCGTTATATTGGCAACTCTGTTTATGTATTTGGTGGCGGCCGTACAGATTACGATGTAAGGAATGGAAGATTTGACTGTTCAGGATTTACACGCTGGGCTTTCTCACAGGCAGGAATCAGCCTTGGAGCGAGCACAGACCAGCAAAAGAACCAGGGGCGCAGGGTATCTTTCAGTGAGGCAAAACCAGGCGATCTTGTTTTCTTTAATACTTATAAAACAGACGGTCATGTAGGCATATATCTTGGTGGAAATAAATTTATCGGATCACAGAGCTCTACGGGAGTAGCAGTGGCTGATATGTCCAGCGGTTACTGGGCGGAAACATTTAATGGCCGGGTAATGCGAATAATTGAATAG
- a CDS encoding sucrose-6-phosphate hydrolase → MDRDGQLRKEALETVNKNKQIAEQDPYRLHYHIMPPAGLLNDPNGFIQFGGKYHLYYQWMPFKTDHGAKFWGHYSSADLVNWKHEEIALAPSEWFEKHGCYSGSAIEHDGKLYVFYTGNVKDEHGNRETYQCLAVSEDGLHFEKKGPVVELPEGYTAHFRDPKVWKQDGKYFMVVGAQTADLKGAAALFSSENLTDWEHDGILAGGGTGKLKDFGYMFECPDLFRLSDKDVLIFSPQGLEAEGMKYQNVYQAGYVTGEFNPGTGEYTHGDFDELDRGFDFYAPQTTEDSTGRRLLFAWMSVPDQNEQDHPTTEYKWLHNMTLPRELTLKNGKVYQQPVPELEALREGEAVEHTAVLNNETISLNGVHGKAVELLMEDIEVPGGWFEISIRGNARLVYSSREKTLTLERKSYTNGVVEKRQCQLESLHSLQLYVDTSSVEVFVNEGEETFTARFYPGTENEEISFGASQKTDFKIKKWNLQKKFI, encoded by the coding sequence ATGGACCGTGATGGACAGTTAAGGAAGGAAGCTTTGGAAACAGTAAACAAAAATAAACAGATTGCGGAGCAGGATCCTTACCGGCTTCATTACCATATTATGCCCCCTGCTGGATTGCTCAACGACCCGAATGGGTTTATCCAGTTTGGCGGGAAATACCATCTTTATTATCAGTGGATGCCCTTTAAAACAGATCACGGCGCTAAGTTCTGGGGCCATTATTCTTCCGCCGACCTTGTGAACTGGAAGCATGAGGAGATTGCCTTAGCCCCCTCGGAATGGTTTGAAAAGCATGGCTGCTATTCCGGAAGTGCAATTGAACATGACGGGAAACTATATGTTTTTTATACAGGCAATGTGAAGGACGAGCATGGGAACAGAGAAACATACCAATGCCTGGCAGTATCAGAGGACGGCCTGCATTTTGAAAAAAAAGGGCCTGTTGTTGAACTGCCTGAAGGGTATACCGCTCATTTCCGGGACCCTAAAGTATGGAAGCAGGACGGAAAGTATTTTATGGTAGTCGGTGCTCAGACGGCTGATTTGAAAGGGGCTGCTGCTTTATTCAGCTCTGAAAACCTGACAGACTGGGAACACGATGGAATACTTGCCGGCGGAGGCACAGGAAAACTAAAGGATTTCGGTTATATGTTCGAGTGTCCCGATTTGTTCCGTCTTTCAGATAAAGATGTACTGATCTTTTCCCCGCAAGGCCTTGAAGCAGAGGGGATGAAGTACCAAAATGTTTATCAGGCCGGATATGTGACTGGAGAATTCAACCCTGGGACAGGGGAATATACCCATGGGGACTTTGATGAGCTTGACCGGGGTTTTGATTTCTATGCGCCTCAGACAACAGAGGATAGTACAGGAAGAAGGCTTTTATTTGCCTGGATGAGCGTTCCGGACCAGAATGAGCAGGACCATCCTACTACAGAATATAAATGGCTGCATAATATGACTCTGCCAAGAGAGCTGACATTAAAAAACGGGAAAGTTTATCAGCAGCCGGTTCCGGAGCTGGAAGCATTAAGGGAAGGAGAGGCTGTGGAGCATACGGCTGTACTCAACAACGAAACCATTTCTCTTAATGGCGTACACGGGAAGGCAGTTGAATTACTCATGGAAGATATTGAGGTGCCAGGAGGCTGGTTTGAAATTTCAATAAGGGGAAATGCACGGCTGGTGTATTCCTCCCGCGAGAAAACCCTTACTCTGGAACGAAAAAGTTATACGAATGGAGTTGTTGAGAAAAGACAATGCCAGCTCGAATCTCTCCACTCTTTGCAACTGTATGTGGATACCTCATCTGTAGAAGTTTTCGTTAATGAGGGAGAAGAAACATTTACAGCCCGTTTTTACCCTGGTACGGAAAACGAGGAGATTTCGTTCGGTGCTTCCCAAAAGACGGACTTCAAAATAAAAAAGTGGAATCTACAGAAAAAATTTATTTGA
- a CDS encoding aminoimidazole riboside kinase: protein MKKGIISLGEALIDFIPLDQENNNYQKSPGGAPANVAVGLARLGAKSAFIGKVGNDVLGRFLKETLNSYKVNTDQMFLTDDVRTGVVFVTNTADGERSFDFYINPSADRFLHADEIPEPVFDDNKILHFGSISMISSPAKEATQHAVQLAKQKGMLVSYDPNLRLGLWESENEARETIVSMLDKTDFLKISEEELEFITGEQSIEKGADKLKEYNIPLIVVTLGAEGSYVFTAEGKAHVEAMAVKAVDTTGAGDAFVSGMLYSLNEYGGDIPSLTLEKAAEMAEFASVSGALAASTKGAMTALPGLEEVNKHLEKKGRQR from the coding sequence TTGAAAAAAGGAATCATCTCTTTAGGAGAAGCACTTATAGATTTCATCCCCCTTGATCAGGAAAATAATAATTACCAGAAGAGCCCGGGGGGAGCGCCTGCGAATGTGGCAGTCGGCCTTGCCAGATTAGGGGCAAAGTCAGCTTTTATCGGCAAAGTGGGTAATGATGTTTTAGGAAGGTTCCTTAAGGAAACCCTCAACTCATATAAGGTGAACACGGACCAGATGTTTTTAACAGATGATGTACGGACAGGCGTTGTATTTGTGACTAATACAGCTGACGGTGAACGAAGCTTCGATTTTTATATTAACCCGAGTGCGGACCGTTTCCTCCATGCTGATGAGATTCCTGAGCCGGTTTTTGATGATAATAAGATTCTTCATTTTGGTTCCATATCCATGATCAGCAGCCCTGCGAAAGAGGCTACCCAGCATGCAGTACAGCTTGCAAAGCAAAAAGGGATGCTCGTTTCTTATGATCCCAATCTACGGTTAGGACTCTGGGAATCGGAAAATGAAGCTCGGGAGACGATTGTTTCTATGCTGGATAAAACAGATTTCCTGAAAATTTCAGAGGAAGAACTGGAGTTTATCACTGGTGAACAGTCCATTGAAAAAGGAGCAGACAAGCTAAAGGAATATAATATCCCTTTAATTGTTGTAACACTTGGAGCGGAAGGAAGCTATGTTTTTACAGCGGAAGGGAAAGCACATGTGGAAGCAATGGCTGTAAAAGCTGTTGATACAACAGGAGCAGGCGATGCCTTTGTTTCCGGGATGCTTTATTCATTGAATGAATATGGAGGGGACATTCCATCGCTGACTTTGGAAAAAGCGGCAGAAATGGCTGAATTCGCTTCCGTCTCCGGAGCTCTTGCCGCCTCCACTAAGGGTGCAATGACGGCTCTTCCCGGCCTTGAAGAAGTGAACAAACATCTCGAAAAGAAAGGACGGCAGCGATGA
- a CDS encoding sucrose-specific PTS transporter subunit IIBC, whose product MNHKDVAEQLVPLLGGEDNILSGAHCATRLRLVIEDESKVDKAAIEELDGVKGAFSSSGQFQVIFGTGTVNKVFTHFAPLAGISGGDKEASDAHKEAANKKMNPFARFARTLSNIFVPIIPAIVASGMLMGLLGLMNTYNWVDPESALFVMLDMFSSAAFIILPILIGYSAAKEFGGNPFLGAVVGGIMVHPALLNPWGLSDAQPETLDFFGFGVEMLGYQGTVIPVLLTVYVMSKIEKALRKVIPNMVDLLLTPFLTVIMTGFFALLVIGPLGRALGNGITGALGFLYDTAGPIAGLIFGGLYSTIVLTGVHHSFHAIEAEILAQIGGNYLLPIWAMANVAQGGATLAVFTRTKNKKTKEVAMPAAVSAFLGVTEPAIFGVNLKHRRPFIGAAIGGALGGAYVVFTQVMANGIGLTGVPMFAIAQDPLNYGIGFLIAIGGAFGATLLLGWKDEPNK is encoded by the coding sequence ATGAATCATAAAGATGTTGCTGAACAGCTTGTACCTCTTTTAGGAGGAGAAGATAATATCCTGAGCGGTGCCCATTGTGCTACACGTCTTCGCCTTGTAATTGAAGATGAAAGCAAAGTGGACAAAGCCGCTATAGAGGAACTTGACGGAGTGAAGGGAGCATTCTCAAGCTCTGGCCAGTTTCAGGTCATTTTCGGAACAGGGACAGTAAATAAAGTATTTACTCACTTTGCTCCACTCGCTGGAATTAGCGGAGGAGATAAAGAAGCTTCCGACGCTCATAAAGAAGCGGCGAATAAAAAAATGAATCCATTCGCCCGTTTTGCAAGAACACTATCTAATATTTTTGTGCCAATTATACCGGCGATTGTAGCTTCAGGTATGCTTATGGGGCTCCTTGGCCTGATGAATACTTATAACTGGGTGGATCCTGAAAGCGCCCTCTTTGTAATGCTGGATATGTTTTCTTCCGCTGCATTTATTATTCTGCCGATATTAATCGGTTACAGTGCTGCGAAGGAATTTGGCGGGAATCCGTTTTTGGGAGCCGTTGTCGGGGGAATTATGGTCCATCCGGCTCTCCTGAACCCTTGGGGGCTTTCTGATGCACAGCCGGAGACGCTTGACTTTTTCGGGTTTGGTGTTGAAATGCTTGGATACCAGGGAACTGTAATTCCTGTATTACTGACTGTTTACGTGATGTCTAAGATTGAAAAAGCATTGCGCAAGGTAATACCAAATATGGTAGATTTGCTTCTGACGCCATTCTTAACGGTTATCATGACTGGTTTCTTTGCACTGTTAGTTATCGGACCTCTTGGCCGCGCGCTTGGTAACGGTATTACAGGAGCGCTTGGCTTCCTTTATGATACGGCCGGGCCAATTGCGGGGCTGATTTTTGGAGGATTGTACTCAACAATTGTTCTGACTGGTGTGCACCACAGCTTCCATGCAATAGAAGCGGAAATCCTTGCTCAGATCGGCGGAAACTATCTGCTTCCTATTTGGGCAATGGCGAATGTGGCACAAGGTGGAGCTACTTTAGCTGTTTTCACCAGAACAAAAAATAAGAAAACAAAAGAGGTTGCAATGCCAGCTGCTGTTTCTGCTTTCCTTGGTGTTACAGAGCCTGCTATTTTCGGGGTTAACCTGAAACATCGCCGTCCATTTATTGGTGCTGCTATCGGTGGCGCTCTCGGAGGGGCATATGTGGTCTTCACTCAGGTAATGGCTAACGGCATCGGCCTGACTGGTGTACCGATGTTTGCAATTGCACAGGATCCGTTAAATTACGGTATTGGATTCCTGATTGCTATTGGTGGTGCTTTCGGAGCGACTCTCTTATTAGGCTGGAAAGATGAGCCTAATAAATAA
- a CDS encoding PRD domain-containing protein: MRIFRILNNNAVVVVDGPEEKIVMGNGIAFQKRKNDIIPKNKIEKIFVLHGNSSEKFQQLLATLPEKHIEIAEKIISFAEGHLQVPLNDHIHIALTDHLSFALERLGQGIPIKNKLTQEIKFLYKKEYEVGIWAKEEIKKELGAEIPDDEAAHIALHIHTAKIDAPAMAETMKRATILHDFVRLIEEELSITIDEESINYQRLVTHLRFALNRIEEGSDFEPIDEDMLLLIQTKYDRAYSCAKKSAELLKEEYEIDFPDSEKAYIALHLQRLIS, from the coding sequence ATGCGTATATTCAGGATTTTGAACAATAATGCGGTTGTCGTAGTAGACGGCCCGGAGGAAAAAATAGTTATGGGAAACGGCATTGCCTTTCAAAAAAGAAAGAATGATATCATTCCCAAAAATAAAATAGAAAAAATCTTTGTGCTGCACGGCAATTCATCAGAAAAGTTTCAGCAGCTGCTTGCTACTCTGCCTGAAAAGCATATAGAAATCGCAGAAAAAATTATAAGTTTTGCCGAGGGGCATCTGCAAGTACCCCTGAATGACCACATTCATATCGCGCTTACAGACCACCTTTCTTTTGCGCTTGAAAGGCTTGGGCAGGGGATTCCTATAAAAAATAAACTGACACAAGAAATTAAATTCCTTTATAAAAAAGAGTATGAAGTTGGTATCTGGGCGAAAGAAGAAATAAAAAAAGAGCTCGGGGCAGAAATACCTGATGATGAAGCTGCTCACATCGCACTCCATATTCATACAGCTAAAATTGATGCGCCAGCTATGGCTGAGACGATGAAAAGGGCAACGATTTTGCATGATTTCGTCAGGCTTATCGAGGAAGAACTCAGCATAACAATCGATGAGGAGAGCATTAACTATCAGCGGCTGGTCACCCACTTGCGTTTCGCGCTCAATCGGATAGAAGAAGGAAGCGACTTTGAACCGATAGATGAAGATATGCTGTTACTCATCCAGACAAAATACGATAGAGCATACAGCTGCGCAAAAAAATCAGCAGAATTATTGAAAGAGGAATACGAAATCGACTTCCCTGATTCGGAGAAAGCTTACATTGCTCTTCACTTGCAGCGGCTGATCAGTTAG
- a CDS encoding DHHA1 domain-containing protein has translation MKELETKKLYYDNQYTRSFSTKVLRQGEEENGRPYIVLEETAFYPTGGGQPHDTGALNGVRVRDVEEVDGEIRHYTEKAVDLTNNECIGEIDWERRFDHMQQHTGQHILSAAFEEAFGYKTVSFHLGKEICTIDLETSALAEEEAKEAEKLANKIILENRPVKTKWITEEELPDYRLRKDVAVSGDIRLVIIPDFDYNGCGGTHPDSSGQASALKILHWEKEKKKIRVSFVCGQRVLDQLHGKHQAVQGLTDILNSPQEGLESAAKKLLQQNKDYEKTIVDLKTQLMGFEAGDLVKKATPFKSKRLVQAVFQERPITELQQLAKLAAAEGNDFVVILVNETGGKLQVVCAGSDNAGINMNQLMLEVLPLINGRGGGKDSFAQGGGEKMMPAEELMERLVKSAEALLS, from the coding sequence GTGAAGGAATTGGAAACGAAGAAACTTTACTATGATAATCAATATACTCGTTCTTTTTCAACAAAGGTCTTGAGACAAGGTGAGGAGGAGAACGGGCGTCCTTACATAGTGCTTGAAGAAACGGCCTTTTATCCCACCGGAGGAGGCCAGCCTCATGACACAGGGGCACTGAATGGCGTCAGGGTTCGGGATGTGGAAGAGGTGGACGGAGAAATCCGCCATTATACAGAGAAGGCGGTTGATTTAACAAATAATGAATGTATCGGGGAGATTGACTGGGAGCGCCGGTTCGACCATATGCAGCAGCACACAGGCCAGCATATTTTATCCGCTGCATTTGAGGAGGCATTTGGTTATAAAACAGTAAGTTTTCACTTAGGCAAGGAAATTTGCACCATAGACCTGGAGACTTCCGCCTTAGCCGAGGAAGAGGCGAAGGAGGCTGAAAAACTCGCGAACAAAATCATTCTGGAGAACCGTCCTGTAAAGACTAAATGGATCACAGAAGAAGAACTGCCAGACTATCGTCTCAGGAAGGATGTTGCCGTCTCGGGAGATATCCGCCTTGTTATCATACCGGACTTTGACTATAACGGATGCGGTGGGACCCATCCTGATTCATCAGGGCAGGCGAGTGCCCTTAAAATTCTCCACTGGGAAAAAGAGAAGAAGAAAATTCGTGTTTCCTTTGTCTGCGGGCAGAGAGTGCTGGATCAGTTGCACGGGAAACATCAGGCTGTTCAAGGATTAACAGACATACTGAACTCCCCTCAGGAGGGGCTGGAGTCAGCGGCTAAAAAACTTCTGCAGCAAAATAAAGACTATGAAAAAACCATAGTTGATTTAAAAACCCAGCTCATGGGATTTGAAGCGGGGGACTTAGTAAAGAAAGCGACCCCCTTTAAGAGCAAAAGATTAGTCCAGGCTGTTTTCCAGGAACGCCCGATTACAGAATTACAGCAGCTGGCTAAACTTGCTGCCGCTGAAGGAAATGATTTTGTTGTTATCCTGGTCAATGAAACTGGCGGCAAACTGCAGGTTGTCTGTGCCGGGAGCGACAATGCGGGCATAAATATGAATCAATTAATGTTAGAAGTATTGCCGCTTATTAATGGCAGAGGCGGTGGAAAGGACTCCTTCGCGCAAGGGGGAGGAGAAAAAATGATGCCAGCAGAAGAATTAATGGAAAGGCTTGTTAAGTCAGCGGAAGCTCTTCTAAGCTAA